The following proteins are co-located in the Enoplosus armatus isolate fEnoArm2 chromosome 8, fEnoArm2.hap1, whole genome shotgun sequence genome:
- the tegt gene encoding probable Bax inhibitor 1: protein MNVFDRNINFDSLFKFSQISHSTQVHLKNVYSSLAMCMFVAAAGSYVHVVTRFFQGGVLSVLGSLGMMFWLAMTPHNSETEKKRLAILAGFAFLTGVGLGPTLDFVIAVNPSIIVTAFMGTSAIFICFTLSAVYAKRRSYLFLGGTLMSGLSLLFLMSVMNMFFGSVMLFKAHMYLGLLIMCGFVLFDTQLIIEKAENGDKDYVWHCVDLFLDFITIFRKLMVILAMNDKDKKKEKK from the exons ATGAACGTGTTTGACCGCAATATCAACTTTGACTCCCTCTTCAAGTTCTCCCAAAT ATCTCATTCCACCCAGGTGCACTTGAAGAATGTGTACTCCAGCCTGGcaatgtgtatgtttgtggcTGCAGCTGGCTCCTACGTCCATGTCGTCACACGCTTCTTtcag GGCGGTGTGCTGTCTGTGCTCGGCTCCCTGGGGATGATGTTTTGGCTCGCCATGACACCACACAACTcggagacagagaagaagagactgGCTATCCTTGCAGGATTTGCCTTCCTCACAG gtgTCGGGCTCGGCCCCACGCTGGACTTTGTCATCGCTGTCAATCCaag CATCATTGTGACGGCTTTCATGGGAACCTCTGCGATTTTCATTTGCTTCACTCTCAGCGCTGTCTATGCCAAACGCAGGAGCTACCTGTTCCTTGGAG gCACCCTGATGTCTGGCCTTTCCCTCCTGTTCCTGATGTCTGTGATGAACATGTTCTTTGGATCCGTGATGCTGTTTAAG GCCCACATGTACCTCGGGCTGCTCATCATGTGCGGCTTTGTCCTGTTTGACACTCAGCTCATCATTGAGAAAGCAGAGAACGGAGACAAGGACTATGTCTG GCACTGCGTGGACTTGTTCCTTGACTTCATCACCATCTTCAGGAAACTGATGGTCATCCTCGCCATGAACGATAAG gacaagaagaaggaaaagaagtaA
- the ctdsp2 gene encoding carboxy-terminal domain RNA polymerase II polypeptide A small phosphatase 2: protein MESSVITQVQKEDVQVSPKTGQVSRSALKQPRSCNIFKALFCCLQAQDGPKPPPPTPPPSQQALLESQENGTVVKQYEPSLLPEVEAEDQGKICVVIDLDETLVHSSFKPISNADFIVPVEIEGTTHQVYVLKRPYVDEFLQRMGELFECVLFTASLAKYADPVTDLLDQCGVFRTRLFRESCVFHQGCYVKDLSRLGRDLHKTLILDNSPASYIFHPNNAVPVVSWFDDVDDAELLNLLPVFEELSQADNVYTRLDQLRGH, encoded by the exons ATGGAAAGTTCTGTTATCACCCAAGTGCAGAAAGAAGACGTTCAAGTGTCACCGAAAACAG GCCAGGTGAGCCGGTCTGCCCTGAAACAGCCTCGGAGTTGTAACATCTTCAAAGCACTCTTCTGTTGCCTCCAAGCTCAGGATGGCcccaaaccaccaccaccaacaccaccaccttcCCAGCAGGCCTTGCTGGAGTCACAGGAAAATGGGACGGTTGTCAAG CAATATGAACCCAGCCTCCTGCCTGAGGTGGAGGCCGAGGACCAAGGGAAGATATGCGTTGTCATAGACCTGGATGAGACCCTGGTGCACAGCTCATTCAAG CCTATTAGTAATGCAGACTTCATCGTGCCTGTGGAGATAGAGGGGACCACACACCAG GTGTATGTACTGAAGAGGCCGTATGTGGATGAGTTCCTGCAGAGAATGGGAGAGttgtttgaatgtgtgctgTTTACAGCCAGTCTCGCAAAG TATGCAGACCCAGTGACGGACCTGCTGGATCAATGTGGTGTATTCCGGACCCGGTTATTCCGGGAATCTTGTGTATTCCACCAGGGCTGCTATGTCAAAGATTTGAGCCGCCTGGGTAGAGACCTCCACAAAACCCTCATCCTGGATAACTCTCCTGCCTCCTACATCTTCCACCCTAATAATGCT GTTCCCGTGGTGTCATGGTTTGACGACGTGGACGACGCTGAGCTGCTCAACCTTCTGCCTGTGTTTGAAGAACTTAGTCAAGCTGATAATGTTTACACCCGGCTGGACCAGCTTCGTGGACATTAA
- the nckap5l gene encoding nck-associated protein 5-like gives MRTMSDETEQRMCDEDFGSDEEGEEGDVESYLEDNSSELVDRLRELEAENSALMLANESQREAYERCLDEVANHVVQALLNQKDLREECIKLKMLVFDLERQNRALCELFQQKLPNHPTAHYQVQAGPLPDYNAQLHNDSAKQVEPAQTEAQAKGNGYRTQHASPGPRGPAASMEALSPFFKKKAHILEVLRKMEETDPLKFHPSTASLSFCDYSQVLMSTEAVLATADPLPLQCKSHHTHCHCSCSDTDTHQHVNGDGAVKCEGGNTCCLHCKRSPDSPPKPCNHVCSPSKANSATQSHVLPAAATSECHGKGRTVESVPSSKQCTKNEAHQQPAGATAHSSMAETADPSLEVMEVEQEQDSSESCLNASASEELTGFCPTSHLPSSVTERAQISHCDMETSDGVHNGLALSSNDPSAVPETDGPHQEASSVRASASVSPSPSCLSDVKAAAINSPSKLLKFLKISSTGEKSQASTSAVRLSPQLTRSSRIPCRTNNYEVYHSPVPTRRATTTERCRQPPPPPSRSESYPATHSAPTSPPQPEDVCSPPAKEISYSSLSAPKASAGSKMGAPSSTSSSSPKVSQRVPHYENVCNMSTSSREEEPSQGLEKRTTLPSQTKANGGERKLVKSLPESVLNPPPQRKQSSSSTSESTSDDEEDSDSPVWVNHHSLPHSSALSKAQGRANYSQTREKHEADVREIMVQSSEVAQPPPPPPPPARRSDSSSIPKRPSAGAARAQADSSHHAFKDRLAALGKLRSSEDLQVGLRPVDAVNEGTYVEERSKTSERPMELHKEEQRHSKYTDSLDGKPKVSSVGLKYPGPSPLYEVKSQPSGPAVVKQELCVTKTEVSKSKIGLPSPNADAPQVLRNNIKCPGSLNLAYNLKPGVGPHSSNSPNKIPPKSPSKPCQGPSVHRGGKPTEAPRYSSKSEERTKIGGKGKKNPMYGDSLPPPPPRPPTSEGEKPLQPVPSPQSAIEQKVMKGIEENMLKLQEQDRGGQASEVKQKASNGIASWFGLKKSKLPALSRKTDATKAKDEKKEWKINIPSVGRDSVKMATRCKEGVEGLNISTLMEKAEGLRRALEEERAYVERSGRGHSCEVVMDQAQGQLAVMYRGARSDNFMQQLLNRVDGKDMISVPQRRLSFDCKTSKPVFGQQSDVIAHITSRDDMEKGSDRIGKITSDENLADSVHSQHFAGSGASTYTLDSGIGTFPLPDCSSGAAGRGLSKTRAGAEHHSSGSPGRAGRRARTLDRELTSQEECYVPHKQLIPTIQYGSMMEGRSSTGVIREDKEAHGANMFSPRSKTWTFPNLKTPAGPAEVYLAVEEEEEEAVSFGSPFRGSMKAGGPSSSRVVDPGSLPVPAQSGLSRRGKNRTPSVPEMSREAGLELLRERPEEALSPSRPQVLETPESLSDSLYDSLSSCGSQG, from the exons GCAGAAAACTCTGCTCTGATGTTGGCAAatgagagtcagagagaagctTATGAGAGATGCTTGGATGAG GTGGCCAACCACGTGGTCCAAGCTCTGCTAAATCAGAAG GATCTGAGAGAGGAGTGCATCAAGCTGAAGATGTTGGTGTTTGACCtggagagacagaacagagcgCTTTGTGAGCTTTTTCAGCAGAAACTGCCCAACCACCCCACTGCTCACTACCAG GTCCAGGCGGGACCACTCCCAGACTACAATGCACAGCTGCACAATGACTCGGCCAAACAGGTGGAGCCTGCACAGACCGAAGCACAAGCCAAG GGAAACGGCTACCGCACACAACATGCCTCACCGGGCCCTCGTGGCCCCGCCGCCTCCATGGAGGCCCTGTCCCCCTTCTTCAAAAAGAAAGCACACATCCTGGAGGTCCTTCGCAAGATGGAGGAGACGGACCCTCTGAAGTTCCACCCGTCCACTGCGAGCTTGTCTTTCTGCGACTACAGCCAGGTGCTCATGTCCACAGAGGCTGTTTTGGCCACTGCGGACCCCCTTCCACTACAGTGCAaatcccaccacacacactgccactgcTCCTgctctgacactgacacacaccagCATGTCAACGGCGACGGGGCAGTGAAGTGTGAGGGAGGGAACACCTGCTGTTTACACTGCAAGAGGAGCCCAGACAGTCCTCCAAAGCCATGCAACCACGTCTGTAGTCCTTCAAAAGCCAACTCCGCCACCCAGAGCCATGTACTTCCTGCAGCTGCTACAAGCGAATGTCACGGTAAGGGCAGAACGGTGGAGTCTGTTCCCTCGTCTAAACAATGCACCAAGAATGAAGCCCACCAGCAACCAGCAGGCGCCACCGCCCACTCCTCAATGGCAGAAACGGCCGATCCAAGCCTGGAGGTGATGGAAGTGGAGCAAGAGCAGGATAGCTCTGAGAGTTGTCTAAACGCTAGTGCCTCTGAAGAGCTCACTGGTTTCTGCCCCACCTCCCACCTGCCCAGTTCTGTGACGGAGAGAGCACAGATCTCCCACTGTGACATGGAGACGAGTGATGGGGTTCACAATGGCTTAGCACTCTCCTCCAATGACCCCTCAGCCGTCCCAGAGACAGACGGCCCACATCAGGAGGCCTCCTCTGTGAGAGCTAGTGCCTCCGTCAGCCCCAGCCCCTCCTGTCTCAGTGACGTCAAAGCCGCCGCCATCAACTCCCCGTCCAAACTGCTCAAGTTCTTAAAGATTTCCTCGACAGGGGAGAAGTCTCAGGCTTCGACCTCTGCTGTCCGTCTGAGCCCCCAACTCACCCGCAGCTCCAGGATCCCCTGTCGCACCAACAACTATGAGGTGTACCACTCTCCTGTTCCCACACGCAGAGCCACCACCACCGAGAGGTGCAGGCAgccccctccaccaccctccAGGTCTGAGTCCTACCCTGCCACACACTCTGCCCCAACGTCCCCTCCACAGCCTGAAGACGTCTGCTCCCCGCCCGCTAAGGAAATAAGCTACAGCAGCCTCTCTGCACCTAAAGCCAGTGCTGGCTCAAAGATGGGCGCtccctcctccacatcctcctcttcacccaAAGTATCTCAGAGGGTCCCTCATTATGAAAATGTCTGTAATATGTCCACCAGCTCTAGAGAGGAGGAACCAAGCCAGGGCCTCGAGAAAAGAACCACACTTCCATCCCAAACAAAGGCCAACGGTGGTGAGAGGAAGCTCGTTAAATCGCTACCAGAGAGTGTCCTCAACCCCCCTCCCCAGAGAAAGCAGTCGTCCTCGTCCACGTCAGAGTCCACatcagatgatgaagaggattCGGACAGTCCAGTGTGGGTTAACCATCACAGCTTGCCCCACTCATCCGCCCTCAGCAAAGCCCAGGGCAGAGCTAACTACTCACAAACCAGAGAGAAACACGAGGCCGATGTAAGGGAGATCATGGTGCAGAGCTCCGAGGTCGCCCAGCCGCCGCCTCCGCCTCCGCCTCCAGCCAGGAGGAGCGACTCCTCTTCCATCCCCAAGAGGCCTTCGGCCGGGGCAGCGAGAGCCCAGGCTGATTCTAGTCACCACGCCTTCAAAGACAGACTGGCGGCGCTGGGCAAACTGAGAAGCTCTGAGGATTTACAAGTCGGTCTCAGGCCGGTCGACGCGGTGAATGAGGGCACCTACGTGGAAGAGAGGAGTAAGACGTCGGAGAGGCCCATGGAGCTCCAtaaagaggagcagagacatTCAAAATACACAGACTCTTTGGATGGTAAACCCAAAGTTAGTAGTGTTGGTTTGAAGTATCCAGGGCCATCACCGCTGTATGAAGTAAAATCTCAGCCTTCTGGTCCAGCGGTGGTTAAACAAGAACTGTGTGTGACCAAGACTGAAGTCTCCAAGAGTAAAATAGGTCTGCCGTCCCCCAACGCAGATGCTCCGCAGGTACTGCGCAACAACATTAAGTGTCCTGGCTCCCTGAATCTGGCCTATAACCTTAAACCAGGTGTTGGTCCTCACAGTAGCAACAGCCCCAACAAAATCCCCCCAAAGTCGCCGTCCAAACCTTGCCAGGGCCCGTCCGTCCACAGAGGGGGGAAGCCCACAGAGGCCCCACGTTACTCGTCCAAATCAGAGGAGAGGACCAAGATCGGCGGGAAAGGGAAGAAGAATCCAATGTACGGAGACAGcctgccacctcctcctccgagACCTCCAACGTCTGAGGGGGAGAAGCCATTGCAGCCGGTTCCCAGCCCGCAATCCGCCATCGAGCAGAAGGTGATGAAGGGCATCGAGGAGAACATGCTGAAGCTTCAGGAGCAGGACAGAGGAGGGCAGGCCAGCGAGGTCAAGCAGAAAGCTTCCAATGGCATTGCGAGCTGGTTCGGCCTGAAGAAGAGCAAGCTGCCTGCGCTGAGCCGCAAGACCGACGCGACCAAAGCAAAGGACGAGAAGAAGGAGTGGAAGATCAACATCCCCTCAGTGGGCCGGGACTCTGTGAAAATGGCCACCAGGTGTAAAGAAGGAGTGGAGGGTCTGAACATCTCGACTCTGATGGAGAAGGCCGAGGGCCTGAGGAGggccctggaggaggagagggcgtATGTGGAGAGGTCAGGCAGGGGTCACTCCTGTGAGGTGGTGATGGACCAAGCTCAGGGACAGCTGGCTGTCATGTACAGGGGAGCGCGCTCGGACAACTTCAtgcaacagctgctgaacag AGTGGACGGGAAGGACATGATCAGCGTGCCCCAACGCCGGCTCTCCTTCGACTGTAAGACCTCCAAGCCGGTGTTCGGTCAGCAGAGCGACGTCATCGCTCACATCACCAGTCGAGACGATATGGAGAAG GGATCAGACAGAATTGGCAAGATCACATCAGATGAAAACCTCGCTGACTCGGTTCACTCTCAGCACTTCGCAG GTTCTGGTGCGTCCACATACACCCTGGACAGCGGCATCGGCACGTTCCCCCTGCCCGACTGCAGCAGCGGTGCAGCGGGACGGGGCCTGTCCAAGACGAGGGCCGGGGCCGAGCACCACTCCTCCGGCTCCCCGGGGAGGGCCGGGCGTCGGGCCCGCACCCTGGACAGAGAGCTGACGTCACAGGAGGAGTGCTACGTGCCTCACAAACAGCTCATTCCCACCATTCAGTACGGCTCCATGATGGAGGGACGAAGCTCAACAGGCGTCATCCGCGAAG ACAAAGAGGCTCACGGAGCGAACATGTTTTCCCCCCGCTCGAAGACCTGGACCTTCCCCAACCTGAAGACTCCAGCAGGACCTGCAGAGGTTTACctggcagtggaggaggaagaggaggaggcggtgTCCTTTGGCTCACCATTCAGAGGG AGCATGAAGGCCGGCGGCCCCTCCTCCAGCCGGGTGGTTGACCCGGGCAGCCTGCCCGTCCCTGCCCAGTCGGGGTTGAGCCGCAGGGGAAAGAATCGAACTCCCAGCGTCCCCGAGATGAGCCGGGAGGCCGGGCTGGAGCTGCTCAGGGAGCGGCCGGAGGAAGCCCTCTCCCCGAGCCGCCCTCAGGTCCTGGAGACCCCCGAGTCGCTCAGCGATTCGCTGTACGACAGTCTGTCGTCCTGCGGCAGCCAAGGATGA